Proteins encoded by one window of Enterococcus faecalis:
- the rpoB gene encoding DNA-directed RNA polymerase subunit beta — MAGHVVKYGKHRERRSFARISEVLELPNLIEIQTDSYQWFLDEGLREMFEDILPIDDFQGNLSLEFVDYELKEPKYTVEEARAHDANYSAPLHVTLRLTNRETGEIKSQEVFFGDFPLMTEMGTFIINGAERVIVSQLVRSPGVYFHGKVDKNGKEGFGSTVIPNRGAWLEMETDAKDISYVRIDRTRKIPLTVLVRALGFGSDDTIFEIFGDSESLRNTIEKDLHKNASDSRTEEGLKDIYERLRPGEPKTADSSRSLLTARFFDPKRYDLANVGRYKVNKKLDLKTRLLNLTLAETLVDPETGEIIVEKGTVLTHQIMETLGEYIDNGLNSVTYYPSEDAVVTEPMTIQVIQVLSPKDPERIVNVIGNGYPDDSVKTVRPADIVASMSYFFNLMEDIGNVDDIDHLGNRRIRSVGELLQNQFRIGLARMERVVRERMSIQDTETLTPQQLINIRPVVASIKEFFGSSQLSQFMDQTNPLGELTHKRRLSALGPGGLTRDRAGYEVRDVHYSHYGRMCPIETPEGPNIGLINSLSSYAKVNKFGFIETPYRRVDRATGRVTDQVDYLTADIEDHYIVAQANSLLNEDGTFANDVVMARLQSENLEVAVDKVDYMDVSPKQVVAVATACIPFLENDDSNRALMGANMQRQAVPLIQPRSPWVGTGMEYKSAHDSGAALLCKHDGVVEFVDAKEIRVRRDNGALDKYMVTKFRRSNSGTSYNQRPIVHLGEKVEKGDTLADGPSMEEGEMALGQNVLVAFMTWEGYNYEDAIIMSRRLVKDDVYTSVHIEEYESEARDTKLGPEEITREIPNVGEDALKDLDEMGIIRIGAEVQDGDLLVGKVTPKGVTELSAEERLLHAIFGEKAREVRDTSLRVPHGGGGIVHDVKIFTREAGDELSPGVNMLVRVYIVQKRKIHEGDKMAGRHGNKGVVSRIMPEEDMPFLPDGTPVDIMLNPLGVPSRMNIGQVLELHLGMAARQLGIHVATPVFDGATDEDVWETVREAGMASDAKTVLYDGRTGEPFDNRISVGVMYMIKLAHMVDDKLHARSIGPYSLVTQQPLGGKAQFGGQRFGEMEVWALEAYGAAYTLQEILTYKSDDVVGRVKTYEAIVKGEPIPKPGVPESFRVLVKELQSLGLDMRVLDIEEAEIELRDMDDDDDDLITVDALTKFAEQQSAKQLEKEAESVVKEEAQDVVQEIETAEDRD; from the coding sequence TTGGCTGGACACGTAGTAAAATACGGAAAGCATCGCGAACGTAGAAGTTTCGCACGTATCAGTGAAGTATTGGAATTACCAAATTTAATTGAAATCCAAACAGACTCTTATCAATGGTTTTTAGATGAGGGACTTCGTGAAATGTTTGAAGACATTTTACCAATTGATGATTTCCAAGGAAACTTATCCTTAGAATTTGTTGACTATGAATTAAAAGAACCAAAGTACACAGTAGAAGAAGCCCGCGCACATGATGCCAACTATTCTGCGCCATTACATGTAACATTACGTTTAACCAACCGTGAAACAGGTGAAATTAAATCCCAAGAAGTCTTCTTCGGCGATTTCCCATTAATGACAGAAATGGGTACCTTCATCATCAACGGGGCAGAACGTGTTATCGTTTCCCAATTAGTTCGTTCTCCAGGTGTTTACTTCCATGGAAAAGTGGACAAAAACGGCAAAGAAGGTTTTGGCTCAACAGTCATTCCTAACCGTGGTGCATGGTTAGAAATGGAAACAGATGCGAAAGACATTTCTTATGTTCGGATTGACCGCACACGTAAAATTCCTTTAACTGTGTTAGTTCGTGCTTTAGGTTTCGGTTCAGATGATACCATCTTCGAAATTTTCGGCGACAGCGAAAGCTTACGCAACACAATTGAAAAAGATTTACACAAAAACGCAAGTGATTCTCGTACAGAAGAAGGCTTGAAAGACATTTATGAACGTCTTCGCCCAGGCGAACCAAAAACAGCAGATAGCTCACGTAGCTTGTTAACTGCACGTTTCTTTGATCCAAAACGTTATGATTTGGCAAACGTTGGTCGCTACAAAGTTAACAAAAAATTAGACTTAAAAACACGTCTATTAAACTTAACCTTAGCTGAAACGCTAGTTGATCCAGAAACTGGTGAAATCATTGTCGAAAAAGGCACAGTTTTAACACACCAAATCATGGAAACATTAGGCGAATACATTGACAACGGCTTAAACAGCGTAACTTACTATCCAAGTGAAGATGCGGTAGTAACTGAACCAATGACGATCCAAGTGATTCAAGTTCTTTCACCAAAAGATCCTGAACGTATCGTAAATGTGATTGGTAACGGCTATCCAGACGACAGCGTAAAAACAGTTCGTCCAGCAGATATCGTTGCTTCAATGAGCTACTTCTTCAACTTAATGGAAGATATCGGTAATGTCGATGACATCGACCACTTAGGTAATCGTCGTATCCGTTCAGTAGGCGAATTATTACAAAACCAATTCCGTATTGGTTTAGCCCGTATGGAACGTGTGGTTCGTGAAAGAATGTCTATTCAAGACACAGAAACATTGACACCACAACAATTAATTAACATCCGTCCAGTGGTAGCAAGTATCAAAGAATTCTTTGGTTCTTCACAGTTATCACAGTTCATGGACCAAACAAACCCATTAGGTGAGTTAACCCATAAACGTCGTCTATCAGCCTTAGGGCCTGGTGGTTTGACTCGTGATCGTGCCGGTTATGAAGTTCGTGACGTTCACTACTCTCACTATGGTCGTATGTGTCCAATTGAAACGCCTGAGGGACCAAATATCGGGTTGATCAATAGCTTATCTAGTTATGCGAAAGTGAATAAATTTGGTTTCATCGAAACGCCTTATCGCCGTGTTGATCGTGCGACAGGCCGTGTTACTGATCAAGTAGATTACTTAACAGCAGACATCGAAGACCATTATATCGTAGCGCAAGCGAACTCACTTTTAAATGAAGATGGCACATTTGCCAATGATGTTGTTATGGCGCGTCTACAAAGTGAAAACTTAGAAGTTGCCGTAGACAAAGTTGACTACATGGACGTTTCACCAAAACAAGTAGTCGCAGTCGCAACAGCATGTATTCCTTTCTTAGAAAACGATGACTCCAACCGTGCCTTGATGGGTGCCAACATGCAGCGTCAAGCGGTGCCGTTAATTCAACCACGCTCTCCGTGGGTAGGTACAGGTATGGAATATAAATCAGCCCATGACTCAGGTGCTGCTTTACTATGTAAACATGACGGTGTCGTAGAATTCGTCGATGCAAAAGAAATTCGCGTTCGTCGCGACAATGGCGCATTAGACAAATATATGGTTACAAAATTCCGTCGTTCTAACTCAGGAACAAGCTACAACCAACGCCCAATTGTTCACTTAGGTGAAAAAGTTGAAAAAGGCGATACTTTAGCGGATGGACCTTCTATGGAAGAAGGCGAAATGGCTTTAGGGCAAAACGTCTTAGTTGCCTTCATGACATGGGAAGGTTACAACTACGAGGATGCCATTATCATGAGCCGTCGTTTAGTTAAAGACGATGTCTACACTTCTGTGCATATTGAAGAATATGAATCAGAAGCACGTGATACAAAATTAGGACCTGAAGAAATTACCCGTGAAATTCCAAACGTTGGGGAAGACGCGTTGAAAGACTTAGACGAAATGGGGATTATCCGCATTGGTGCTGAAGTTCAAGATGGCGACTTACTAGTTGGGAAAGTCACACCTAAAGGGGTCACAGAATTATCTGCAGAAGAACGTTTATTACACGCAATCTTCGGGGAAAAAGCCCGCGAAGTTCGTGATACGTCTCTCCGTGTACCTCACGGTGGCGGCGGTATCGTTCATGATGTGAAAATCTTTACTCGTGAAGCTGGCGATGAATTATCACCAGGTGTCAACATGTTAGTTCGTGTCTATATCGTTCAAAAACGTAAAATTCACGAAGGAGATAAAATGGCGGGACGTCACGGAAATAAAGGGGTTGTTTCCCGTATTATGCCGGAAGAAGATATGCCATTCTTACCTGACGGAACACCTGTTGATATCATGTTGAACCCATTAGGGGTACCTTCTCGTATGAATATCGGACAAGTACTTGAATTACACTTAGGTATGGCTGCTCGCCAATTAGGTATTCACGTCGCAACACCTGTTTTCGATGGGGCAACCGATGAAGACGTTTGGGAAACTGTTCGTGAAGCTGGTATGGCTAGCGATGCTAAAACAGTTCTTTACGATGGACGTACAGGTGAACCATTTGATAACCGTATTTCCGTTGGTGTCATGTATATGATTAAATTAGCCCACATGGTTGATGACAAATTGCATGCTCGTTCAATCGGACCTTACTCTCTTGTTACGCAACAACCGTTGGGTGGTAAAGCTCAATTCGGTGGACAACGTTTCGGGGAAATGGAAGTTTGGGCACTGGAAGCTTACGGTGCTGCTTACACATTACAAGAAATCTTAACTTACAAATCTGATGACGTTGTCGGACGTGTGAAAACATACGAAGCCATCGTTAAAGGTGAACCAATTCCAAAACCAGGTGTGCCTGAATCATTCCGAGTATTAGTGAAAGAATTACAATCACTTGGTTTAGACATGCGTGTCTTGGACATTGAGGAAGCTGAGATTGAGTTACGCGATATGGACGATGACGATGATGATTTAATCACCGTTGACGCACTAACCAAATTTGCGGAACAACAATCAGCGAAACAGCTGGAAAAAGAAGCAGAATCAGTCGTGAAAGAAGAAGCACAAGACGTTGTTCAAGAAATTGAAACAGCCGAAGACAGAGACTAA
- a CDS encoding type II toxin-antitoxin system PemK/MazF family toxin gives MNVEKKYIPKKGDIVWIDFDPAAGKEIQKRRPGLVVSRYEFNRKTMFAVICPITSTIKNIPTRYTLPDDIETHGQVVISQLKSLDFTERKLSQIEHLPLKDMAKIDQIIEYIF, from the coding sequence ATGAATGTTGAAAAGAAGTACATTCCCAAAAAAGGAGATATTGTATGGATTGATTTTGATCCTGCTGCAGGCAAAGAGATTCAGAAGAGACGGCCTGGTTTAGTCGTGTCAAGATATGAATTTAATCGGAAAACCATGTTTGCTGTGATTTGCCCGATTACTTCCACCATTAAAAATATTCCCACTCGATATACGTTGCCCGATGACATAGAAACCCATGGGCAAGTAGTGATCTCACAACTGAAATCTTTGGACTTCACTGAAAGAAAATTAAGTCAAATTGAGCATTTGCCATTAAAAGATATGGCGAAAATTGACCAAATAATTGAATATATTTTCTAG
- the mazE gene encoding type II toxin-antitoxin system PemI/MazE family antitoxin — protein MLTTKSRRQGNSVVLTLPTDNGKKPKVDQEYIVMYSDDGTITLVPKIQDPFSEGPEGEYYEKDEWHDLAPEGRELF, from the coding sequence ATGCTAACAACTAAATCAAGAAGACAAGGAAACTCGGTCGTTTTAACTTTACCCACTGATAATGGTAAAAAACCAAAAGTCGACCAAGAATATATTGTGATGTATTCTGACGACGGTACAATTACATTAGTCCCTAAAATTCAGGATCCATTTAGTGAAGGTCCAGAAGGTGAGTATTATGAAAAAGATGAGTGGCATGATCTTGCACCTGAGGGGAGAGAACTTTTTTAA
- a CDS encoding zinc ribbon domain-containing protein translates to MEKQQYVCEKCGNMHYVSDQFQATGGNFAKIFDVQNKKFITISCTQCGYTELYRSQTSGGMNVLDFLLGGG, encoded by the coding sequence ATGGAAAAGCAACAATATGTTTGTGAGAAATGTGGCAACATGCACTATGTGTCGGACCAATTTCAAGCAACAGGTGGGAACTTTGCGAAAATTTTTGATGTTCAAAATAAAAAATTTATTACAATTAGCTGTACCCAATGCGGCTACACCGAACTTTACCGCAGCCAAACAAGCGGCGGCATGAATGTCCTAGACTTTTTATTAGGTGGCGGTTAG
- a CDS encoding biotin--[acetyl-CoA-carboxylase] ligase encodes MSTKSQVLTLLMKQTPAFLSGEEMAQRLSLSRTAIWKAINELKKDGYQITSVQNKGYRLEKSDVLSAEGIQLALWPQTPPLTITVLETSESTMTDAKRAILDQTPDNTLIVADMQEMPRGRFGRPFFATPGKGIYMSMVLQPNQNFEEIAQYTVIMAVAVARAMDALAGVHTEIKWVNDLYLNGKKVCGILSEAMSNVETGQISNVIIGMGINFSITETEFPEDIRQKVTSLFPDGEPTATRNELVANIWNHFYQILDKRSTKDFLEEYRQRSFVIGKDVAFTQNGQDFRGVATTISGNGELIVQLPDGTAKTLSSGEISLDQIGEWRRG; translated from the coding sequence ATGTCGACAAAAAGCCAAGTCCTAACTTTATTGATGAAACAAACGCCCGCATTCCTTTCGGGCGAAGAGATGGCACAACGTCTGTCCTTATCTCGCACAGCTATTTGGAAAGCAATTAATGAATTGAAAAAAGATGGCTATCAAATTACTAGCGTGCAAAATAAGGGGTATCGCCTTGAAAAATCAGATGTCCTTTCTGCAGAAGGCATTCAGTTGGCATTATGGCCACAAACGCCGCCTTTAACAATTACCGTCCTAGAAACATCTGAATCTACCATGACCGATGCTAAGCGGGCGATTTTAGACCAGACGCCCGACAATACATTGATTGTTGCTGACATGCAAGAAATGCCGCGGGGCAGGTTCGGCCGACCATTTTTCGCTACGCCAGGTAAAGGGATTTACATGAGCATGGTGCTTCAACCGAACCAAAATTTTGAAGAAATCGCCCAATATACTGTGATTATGGCCGTAGCGGTCGCTCGAGCAATGGATGCTCTGGCAGGCGTTCACACAGAAATTAAATGGGTCAATGATCTTTATTTAAATGGCAAAAAAGTTTGCGGGATTTTGTCGGAAGCCATGAGCAATGTGGAAACAGGGCAGATTTCTAATGTTATCATCGGCATGGGGATTAATTTTTCAATTACAGAAACCGAATTTCCTGAGGACATTCGGCAGAAAGTGACTTCTCTTTTCCCAGATGGTGAACCGACGGCGACGCGAAATGAATTAGTCGCCAACATTTGGAATCATTTTTATCAAATTTTAGACAAACGTTCAACGAAAGACTTTTTAGAAGAATACCGACAACGCTCCTTTGTGATTGGCAAAGACGTCGCTTTTACCCAAAACGGGCAAGACTTCCGCGGCGTTGCGACAACCATTAGTGGAAATGGAGAATTGATTGTTCAGTTGCCTGATGGCACGGCCAAAACGTTGTCTTCTGGGGAAATTAGTTTGGACCAGATTGGTGAATGGCGTCGAGGATAA
- a CDS encoding lytic polysaccharide monooxygenase, with translation MKKMMLFIIAVGATMISVFALGDAQQSYAHGYVDSPVSRVKNAEANGFGWGPGQDSSQPEIITTPQGIEAPTKLLDTGQLNGRLPSAGLASYSKLDEQTATRWVKSNITTGENNFKWVMTAKHKTNRFRYYMTKPGWNPNAPLTMDEMELIGIVGQPIGQDLPPGQGFMVNDTETHRIKIPADRKGYHVIYAVWDINDTINSFYQAIDVNVQ, from the coding sequence ATGAAAAAAATGATGTTATTCATAATTGCAGTGGGCGCAACGATGATCAGTGTTTTTGCTTTAGGAGATGCACAGCAGAGTTATGCACATGGCTATGTTGATAGCCCAGTCAGTCGAGTCAAAAATGCGGAAGCAAACGGATTTGGATGGGGACCTGGTCAAGACAGCTCACAGCCAGAAATTATCACGACACCCCAAGGAATTGAAGCGCCAACTAAATTATTAGACACGGGTCAATTAAATGGAAGGTTGCCTTCAGCTGGATTAGCAAGCTATTCCAAACTAGATGAACAAACAGCCACTCGTTGGGTAAAAAGTAATATAACAACAGGAGAGAATAATTTTAAATGGGTGATGACGGCAAAACATAAGACCAATCGTTTTAGATACTATATGACGAAACCTGGATGGAATCCTAATGCACCATTAACGATGGACGAAATGGAACTGATTGGCATAGTAGGGCAACCAATCGGTCAAGATTTACCTCCTGGTCAAGGATTTATGGTCAATGATACAGAAACACACAGAATAAAGATTCCCGCTGATAGGAAAGGATACCATGTTATTTATGCCGTTTGGGATATCAATGACACGATTAATTCATTTTATCAAGCGATAGATGTTAATGTTCAATAA
- a CDS encoding phosphatase PAP2/LCP family protein: MQTSNKKFPLYALTTLVFTFLTLLVAASPNWFQQMDEAIYHIKWQLNAPLLTAVNLLAKTATIGPMLLFFLLLMVYLLRKKEKILAFWAVSNLLAVGFLGSVFKHVVGRARPNLGALADRSSASFPSGHSLLAMALVCTILIILAYLHVEKTKGIKIFLLTYLVLIVLGRLILRVHYPSDVIAGMLLSYSWINFSFQIVQRYLPAPEPEEAEVPTQRRRRHSRKRKSLFVVFSLTLLFLGTLSVSAYGVSMYRNLQKTANTMYKPRKSSTKSPDLAKGEPVSFLIMGIANDSKRKTDYRSNALMVVTVNNQLQKTTITSIPRDYYVEMAGTNGEYNKINAAHVFGGADMQIKTVENVLHIPINHYFSIDMDAMKDLGDAVGGVTVDNAFAFDAEGIHYPKGKQHLGGWEALQYARMRYEDPEGDYGRQRRQREVLIELTNKLLSFNSLLKYQEILDVIGEHGETDLSFDQMMAMLKKYTPALKTIETDQLKGYDYTGDGVTGIEGISYQLVEESERQRVENAIKEQMNLSTKDTEQSQ, from the coding sequence ATGCAAACATCGAATAAAAAATTTCCACTTTATGCCCTAACAACGCTTGTTTTTACTTTCCTCACTTTGTTAGTGGCGGCTAGTCCAAATTGGTTTCAACAAATGGACGAAGCTATCTATCACATCAAATGGCAATTAAATGCCCCACTTTTAACAGCGGTCAATCTGTTAGCAAAAACAGCCACAATTGGACCAATGCTGCTATTCTTCTTATTATTGATGGTATACCTTTTACGCAAAAAAGAAAAAATCCTAGCCTTTTGGGCTGTCAGTAACCTATTAGCTGTCGGCTTCTTAGGGAGCGTTTTTAAACATGTGGTGGGTCGGGCTCGACCAAACCTAGGCGCTTTAGCTGACCGGAGCTCTGCTAGCTTTCCCAGCGGACATTCATTATTAGCAATGGCGCTAGTCTGTACGATTTTGATCATTTTGGCCTATCTTCATGTTGAAAAAACCAAAGGCATCAAAATTTTCTTACTCACTTATTTAGTTTTGATTGTGTTAGGTCGTTTAATCTTACGCGTTCATTATCCTAGTGATGTCATCGCTGGGATGCTCCTAAGTTATAGCTGGATCAACTTTTCATTTCAAATTGTTCAACGTTATTTGCCGGCACCTGAACCAGAGGAAGCAGAAGTACCGACACAACGCCGGCGCCGCCATTCTCGTAAAAGAAAAAGCTTATTCGTGGTCTTCAGTTTAACCCTTTTATTTTTAGGCACACTTTCTGTTTCGGCTTACGGCGTCAGCATGTATCGCAATTTGCAAAAAACGGCGAACACCATGTATAAACCAAGAAAATCTTCCACGAAGAGTCCCGATTTAGCCAAAGGTGAGCCGGTTAGTTTCTTAATTATGGGAATTGCGAATGACTCAAAACGCAAAACCGATTACCGCTCCAACGCCTTGATGGTGGTTACAGTGAATAATCAATTACAAAAAACTACCATCACCAGCATCCCACGTGACTACTATGTGGAAATGGCTGGCACCAATGGCGAATACAATAAAATCAATGCGGCCCACGTTTTCGGTGGTGCCGATATGCAAATTAAAACGGTTGAAAATGTCTTGCACATCCCAATCAATCATTACTTTTCAATTGATATGGATGCTATGAAGGACCTTGGCGATGCGGTGGGCGGCGTCACTGTTGACAATGCCTTTGCTTTTGACGCTGAAGGGATTCATTATCCGAAAGGCAAACAGCATTTAGGGGGCTGGGAAGCTTTACAATACGCGCGCATGCGTTACGAAGACCCTGAAGGCGACTATGGTCGTCAACGCCGCCAACGAGAAGTTTTAATCGAATTAACCAACAAGCTACTTTCTTTTAACAGCTTGCTAAAATATCAAGAAATTCTGGACGTAATCGGCGAGCATGGCGAAACCGACTTGTCCTTTGACCAAATGATGGCGATGCTAAAAAAATACACCCCCGCACTAAAAACGATTGAAACCGATCAATTAAAAGGCTACGATTACACTGGCGATGGCGTGACAGGGATTGAAGGTATTTCTTATCAACTTGTGGAAGAGAGTGAACGCCAACGTGTCGAAAATGCTATTAAAGAACAAATGAACCTCTCTACGAAAGACACTGAACAATCGCAATAA
- the pepG1 gene encoding type I toxin-antitoxin system toxin PepG1, whose amino-acid sequence MHVFPKFRERRGLLSAYETIQTILGFGMFTIALIALIVKLLKNDKKK is encoded by the coding sequence ATGCACGTATTTCCGAAATTTAGAGAAAGGAGAGGCCTTTTGTCAGCATATGAAACAATTCAGACAATTCTTGGGTTTGGTATGTTTACCATTGCTTTGATTGCGCTGATTGTGAAATTGCTTAAAAATGACAAGAAAAAATAA
- a CDS encoding putative holin-like toxin codes for MKNTNKNIVYCTTYETIQTILGFGMFTIALIALIVKLLKNDKKK; via the coding sequence CTGAAAAATACGAATAAAAATATCGTTTACTGTACAACATATGAAACAATTCAGACGATCCTAGGGTTTGGTATGTTTACCATTGCTTTGATTGCACTGATTGTGAAATTGCTTAAAAATGACAAGAAAAAATAA
- a CDS encoding putative holin-like toxin gives MNVSTKIYERRGLLSIAEALALMISFGSFIATLIFGILEAVKENNKK, from the coding sequence ATGAATGTAAGTACTAAAATCTATGAAAGGAGAGGCCTTTTGTCTATCGCAGAAGCTTTAGCTCTGATGATTAGTTTCGGTTCTTTTATCGCAACGTTAATCTTCGGAATCCTAGAGGCTGTAAAAGAAAACAATAAAAAATAA